The Gossypium hirsutum isolate 1008001.06 chromosome D02, Gossypium_hirsutum_v2.1, whole genome shotgun sequence region CCTGAGGGAAGTTAGCTGGATTTTAGAGTTAAGGGTTTGGTGTAATCCACAAAACTTTTGTTTGTTTACGAATGAGAGCATGATTAAGACCCacttaaaaatgaataaatacagcTAAACTTTGAGGCATGGTTGTACATAAAGAGCTGAGATTCGATGTAATCCACCCACACCTATAATATAGTTAAAGCCCTTTTTTTAATGAGAGGTCTAGCTGTACTTAAAAGCAAGGTTTagtataataaaatgaaaattggagttaTCAATGAGGGATTGCGACATAATCATTGAATGTTTTGCTTTTCGCATCAAGTGTTTTTGTGCTAAAATTTGGATTAATCATCAAGATATAACTTTTCATGAATCTAAAATTGACTCAATTTGTTTGTACTTGTGATGCCCAATGAAGGATCTTTATTGGGATCATTAGAGAAATTTAGAATGTAAAAACAAAGGCTAAGAAGTTCCTATAAGCATTTATGGAGTACGTTGCTGTCACTCTGTACTTATAATTAAACGCTGAatgtatttttacttttttacgtTGCTCAACCTTATATAACTTTATAGTCCAGCTTAactatgaaattgaaattgagttcaattcaaaatttttaatttttaaatttgatttgagaaaaaaatcaaattattttttaactttgtcCATTATACTCAattaaaacttgtttatttaataaaagatatttaaatgcttaatataattaaaaaacttGATAAACTATTAAATTAGCTTGAAGGCCCGtctgaaaaataaaagagtttaagTAGAAATATAggccaaaaaatatatatttgtagtAGGAGCAACTTTTAAGATGGTTCTTAGATCACATGCATCCACTAGTTTTATATGGTTctaaatatgtaatttttaaaattttaaaattagtgtAAATTCGAGTCCTTgaattcttatttttatatttaaaaattttgattttttcataGTTTTATTGTTAAAATTGTTTGACGTGGCTGTTATAAAAATAGTAAACTAACTTTTTTAGCACTAATCATTTATAGTTCattgttaatttaatatttattttttaataaaaaataaataattacaaaaaatactttaaaattaaaagtattttttaataaaaaatataatattgtgaaaattttaaaactcttaaaaataaaaaataattttgaaaattttatttcaaataattttaaaaaatggaaaattaaaaaatgtgttaTTTACTTCATAAATGATAATAAGGTTTCTCTAAACTTTGAGCTATTCATTGAgttaatattaaatcaaatttgaacattttttttcattttaaattagattaattatatatcaaaaatgtttttatgtaaatttaattataaagtatataaaataatttttatataatgatataaactttgaataagtttagattaaatttaatatactttttttttgttctaaatatattatttaaaataatgttaGATAGAAATGGACTCCATTTTGGTAAAATACAAAAGTAATAAATGAAGTCTTGtgcatttaaaaaattatacagCATAATTCAGTTTAATTTGAATCGATTTAGATTtgtgtaattatttaaaaattattttacattaatatttcgtataattataattaaatttaattaaaattatttgtgatatataaattatttgaattaaattaaaaaaatatttgttcaaATATGATGCACGGATTGAATAGAATTTGAACTTTGTAGAGACTTTATTACCTTTAGAAGTGTTTATGGATAAGGTTAAGTTGAGGttggatttaaaaagaaatagcTTCGAGTTCGTTTAATCCAAATGAatcatttatttgtttaaaaaaataaaaaaaaattatattaaatttaattataaaatttaatattttaacattgaGATAGGCAGCATAAGTTGAAAAATATAAACCCAAATTTGTTCTAAAATGAGTTAAGTTGGTTGGATCATATAGTCCATAAACGTTTCTTGTTACCATTCAAGAAGTAAATAAtattgttttttgaaattttgacaaTATTTTTGGAACTAGACTAATGACCGAATCAGTTAAATCATTGGTTCTTAATTCAATTGGTCCGATCggtttaaaataaacaaattattattaaaattcaaaaaaattatttcaaaattagacaAATAAGCGAAgactttttacataaaaaatagaggatcaatatctcaaaattaaaatgtaaaaattaaattttaatttttaaaaaagtagaatgatttttatatatttatgtcatCAAATATTGCAGttgttgaagaaaataaaatagttggATAAAATGATAGAAGGACAACGTAAAGGAATGGTAGGGTGTTGTAGATGAGGTAGACAGGAATTTGGAGATGGTGagatattttatatgaatttagGCCACTACTTGGATAAGAATACATAACATATCATTAGTAAAGGTATAGAGTTATATTGTATTTTATCtcttttactttaaaaataaataaattaatctatgtatgttagatcaaagagtaaattggtcatttttattaaaaatttcatccatttttactattaaaaactagcaTGATTGATAGAATAACCAGATAGTTACATGTGGTGTGCCACGAGTACCTTATGCTAATGTATATGAACCAACTTTTACTAGTAACAATGGATACAATTTTAAACAAAACAACCATTGCTTTCTAATTTaacgtataaggactaatttatccattttttaaatagaaatattaaaatacaatccAACTTTTAGTACCAAGGCTTAATTTTTAGTACAAAGGCTTCCACGATACttttacttgaaattttttttttcaaatctcaTATATCTAACACAATTATTAGATATTGGTAACATAGATGGTGTCACCAAATGCAAGCTTATAAACTCTTTATACATAAGTGGTTGAATGAGATTTGGATTTCACTATACCATCCTAAGTATTGAGTTTTTCTCTCCTTGGTGATGTGTGTCACTATGAGCTGAATTAAAGCTTAGAGTTTGGTGTATTAgattaaattctactattattCTTTGTTATTAGAAAACGTTGTGgatttaatttttgagtttttatttgattaattttagttattatattttttgaattggtaaattttaatctttttcaatttcaaaattttagttttggccCAAATACTAacagttaaatttgtttggtgaGATTCAATTATTAGTTTTATACTATGCACATAGTTGtagatttagtttattttttccaattggatcattttaagtccctatacttttcgaagtttgaaattttagtcttaatgcaaatgataatcaataattcattaactgaatttttagtgagtaatatgtggaaaCAATAAGTTGACATGagattacacatatgataatatgtttggcacatcaaattttgaaaataacaaaacttaaagGTGCTCACGAGCTTGGTCAGTCCAATACAAGGTATCTAGACTAATTTTTCAAGCCCGAGCTTGTCCCCAATAatggatttattttttttgtctaaacccgACAGGTCAcccatatttgatatttttttaaaaaaatataatacactaagtgcacttaaaaaacattaaaataaaagttttctaatacattaaaaagtatttatatttaaaaaaacttccttaaacataataaatattttgttgtattaaatataatttttaaaattttacattttgggTTGGATTATTTagttctgatttttttttaaaagttttggtAACGAGTTTAATTGTTATTGGGTTAGTGGTTTAGTATAAATATAAATGGCCCCTTTGGCAATTGGCTGATAGCTGATTGTTGATTGTAGTGGTTGATTTGACGAACTGATTCTATTAACTATTCATTTGAAAGTGTTCAATAAAACTTAGTTGATAGTCTAAAGCTGATAtgtgtaaaatgacaaataagggcatgtcacattttattgctaaagtatttatttgtttataatactttagtttttattgggtgaaattattgaaataaaacactattaGCAAGGAATTAGAACATtcattatggaaattaattagtgaatatttttgaaaattaaaataaacaaaattattaaattctttatttgcaaatattaaccttgtggaaattgataaatattaatagtcTATCAATATAATTGTTAACTATATttttagtgataattatgtcacacTCTAAAAAAATTTGTCAAGtagcatatttcaattaatataaagttgcataagaaatcattttacataattaaattgaaaataaattaagagtacGTAAAAATTCAAGGATGAATGAGTTCGATTGAAAATGAGCCTTAAATTTTACCTAATCTCATTTTTAGGTGGACTTTTAGGCTTAGATAAATGACCAGATCCATGGACAGGTTCGACAGAtgtttactttatggatttaacaattattatttgaagagtattgaaattttaaaaattaaattccataatttttattaaatacaaaGAATTTAACCGATGTAATTTATCCACAAATCTTTTAGGCGTAGCTGTATAAAAAGAGGTGAGATTCGATGTAATCAACAAACCCCATTTCTCTTTTTCCCTATGTGAGGTGTAGCTGTACTTTAAAGCAACGTTTagtataataaaaaagaaaatttaagttaTCAATGAGGGATTGTGACATAATCATTGTATCTTTGCTCTTCATTAATATCTGTTTTTCTGCTAAAATTTGGATTAATCATTAAGCTATACCTTTTTCTGCATTTAATGAATCTGAAATTGATTCAATTTATTTCTGCTAGAGTTTCtcttaaatctataaataggaggatGATGCGTTTCAGTGAACTTAAACCCATGAACGATATTCATGCCAATTGAGCTAAAGACTCAATCAACCTCTCTACTTATAGTTAAAAGCTCAATGTTTTTACTTATTTAGGattttattgaattttagatAACTTTATAGTCAAGGGTTTCAATTAGGATGCAATTGAGTGGAGTCAAATTTAAGTTGTAAAAGAATTTGACTCGAGCTTAattcaaagtttaaaatttaaatctaacaGAAGTTTTGCTTTTAAAACTTAGACTtgatttgaaataataataaaaaggagtaaatTATTCTTTAGCGCGGTCGAACGGACTTAATTAAAACTTATTTACTTGGTAAAAGATAAACTCGATCCTTTACCTTTTTGCTCGAGTCCAAACTCAAATTTGAATCATAGTAATTAAAAAGTTCGACCAAGTGTTGCTGTGATAATGAATTCGTCTCTCTTAACATCCATTTCCTTTTACTGCCTACTTTTACCCATCCCACAATGAAGAAGGCCTaagaaaaaacaaatttttggCATGATTACATGAACTCAAAGATTGTAGAGATGACATCTTGGCAGCAGATATTGTACATGTAAACCCATGCTATAAAAACTGCTCTTTTTCTTTCCATTATTTTTGGAGTCATACCAAGTAATGGGGCCATGTTTGctcttcctttcctttcctttccttttttctcACTTGATATCTGCTCTATACATGTCATGTTACCTAAAAAATCTGctcaaaacttttttaaaattatgtgtcagctgtctttttattttctaaaatatttgtATCCCATTTATATTCCcacttaaatataaaaattatttactaccataaatataataaatgttttattatattaaaaacattttttattatattaaatattaaatattaaatataaaattttatattttgggttgggttaatttttttttaggttttgggtaatgatttaattctttttgggttagtaatttaatataaatataaatataaatataaaattattatttaacatatataatcaatATAATATTGTCTTATACCATAAAGTCGGAATCAAGCTAAAAAATATTGCCTAAGGTCCTCCCCATATAAAAAGTAGactttaaaatttacccaaactcatttttcgagTCTTGTATTTTATCTAAATCTTCTCATTTTTTAGGCAGACTTTTAAACTTAAACAAACGACCTGAGCCATGAGTAATTCTCCTCTCCCCCTTTAATTAGAACTTGGGGTGAGAATTAACTCTTTGGCCAAATAAAGTAAGATagcttttcaattttattttgatgGAGTAATAATTAGGGTTGAATCCCCATTTCCAAATCTggtttaaaataaatgtttgaagCACTCCCTCTTCACCATGCTTTATTATGTCGCACACAAGGGAGGCAGTCTCTCTGGCACCTCATTATGTCAACTAATTTTCATTACATTATTCTTAAtctttagaaaaagaaaaaaaaaatcaattggcaTGCACATGGTAAAATGATTTTGGCTGTTGATTATATTAGAATTTGGGGCATCTGCTTTTTATTATCtcaagggaaagaaaaaaaatgggttttcatttatataaatataaatatttttattttttcctttccatattatctttttcattttagaATTTgacttataaataatttatttgatttttaaaaataaaagaaaatggcaGAAAAACTACCCCATGACTCTTGCGttggagaaaaaagaaaagaggagaaatataaatatctataaacttaaattacaaatattataaaaacacacaaattaaataagaggaaaaaaaaaactctacttAAAAAGTGACCTTATGCAAACAACCTGTTGACCCAATGACAAAAACATTATGTTGTAGGCGTGAGAGCTTAGGTTCAATCTCAAACAACCCTATTTCTATCTCCCGATCAACAACATCTTGTTCATCTTAATTGTAACCTTCAAAAGAAGTCAAAAGACGCTAATGTGTAActctaaaaagttaaaaaaaattaatttgatataaataaaaaccatttacttaaacaataaaacaatattataaatagatatatagattaaatatttataattaaagcaTTATAAAAATCtagttaaaaaaaactaaattaatatgtttaacgataaaatttaaaattattcatattctcaacatttaaaaaaaattctatttaacTTGTTGCATGCACACACgtatatagaaattaaattattaaaaaataaaataaaaatctaataaaataatttaataataaatataatgtttaaaatacaattaattcaaataaatattacaaaagtaacttccaacaaattaaaaaaacaatcaaaagcataaataattaaaataattaaattgataatgCCTAAATTACTTCTATCTATTCTTAATAACTTCCAAAggagttggttttttttttgatgaattacAGGAGGAGAGTTAAACTGTAACTAGCGCGACTTCAATTCAGGTCATATTCGGGACAGTAAACACTCTGATCATCAGGCCAATATAGGATTTAAGGATTATATAGATGTAGACTATTTTCTTGAAACTATTGGTTAAAGTAATTATAtggttttgattatatatatttaatatgtttaaaaaatcaatttatttttatatttaagtatatgttatttttatgggATGGGGTTTATGAAAGCAAAAGAGAGAAGATATGGGGGGACCCCAAATGGCATGAAATGCGGAGCAGAGCATAACTGTCCACACCTCAGAAAGTAGGGAAAATTCCAAAACCCCCTTCGCTTCTCCCAACAAAATACGAAACAAAAGCCCAAGCATAACCATTGTAAAGTGCCCACCCAAACACCTAACCCACATCCCACAAGCGTTTTtgccctttttttttattattatcaaccAATCATCATTGCACGGTGTGAAAATGGGAACCACCCGGTCAATTAGTGGAAGCCAACACGACACCTGCCTCCAATTACACCTTCACACCTCATCTCTCTTTCCCTTCTTCTTTTCTCCTtgctaattttaatattttgggacACTGAAATTGTGTGGATTTGCTTGGTTTTGAGGTAAATTTTGGTGGAAAGTCAGCTTTCTCAACTCTCTTTTTTTGGGCCAATGCAGAGTATTGCAAACCCAGGTGGAAATGGTTTAGTATCGGGATTTAGAtatttatgtttgattttatCTACAAGAATTATCAAGAATTCACGAAATAAAAATACTTTCACCGTTAAAAAGATCTCAACGTTTCCTCTTTATGAGATTTAACTCATAAAACCTAGAGATAAGATCGAACATATACTCTAAGCCCAATAACAAATCTGATGAGGGAGTCAATGAAGGACACTTCACAAATTTCTCCTTGAATAATCAAAATTCCctcaataaaaatatacatttaatgtattttattattaaattttaactaaatcgatgttacaaattatttaagcaccgatttaattaaataaaatattacaaatgtaattttgtcttattttgcttttatataaaaaattataaaaaaaaacttgcacTAAAGtttataaaaccttaaatttgTGACTTATGACATTATGCATCAACAAGGGTGTGGTGTGGCTTGTTTCATCGTACAAAATGCACGTGTCAAGCTAGCTAAGGAAGGGTGGAAGCGAAGGCGAGCCCCCTATGGCTTATCAGCAAATCCCGGCTCATTTGGACTGGCCCTTACCATTTCACTGCAGCAAAGGTCGCATCCACTTCAGCCAAACCCAATATCCTCCAACCCATAAGCAATAAATAAGCGTTTCCAAGGTAACTTTAACGCCTCCTCTCCTCTCTCTTTAAAAACAACAAATTATCGATTCCGTTCTTCTCTGACCAtctttcttctctcaattttcaCCGCCTCTTCATCACATCGgtaatatttttcttttcctttttttttgtggaattttgatttaaatctgttttttcttttatctAAAAATTCTGAATCTGAACTCCTTTTCCAGACAGTTTTAGTTATAATTCACCGAATCGTACGGTGAGAGAGAGAATAATAAGGCGTTTTGTCCGGTGAGATGGCATCGTTGATAACGAATCCAGTGACGAACACAAATTCTGATCGTagcaaaaggaaaaagaagaagaattctATGGTGAAACAGAATCTTCAACGGAGCCAAAAGGAAGATCATGCCAGATGGAAGTCAGAGGCGCAGCAGCAAATCTATTCCTCAAAACTTCTTCAAGCTTTGAGTCAGGTCAGTCTCGGTACTCCCTCTCCTTCGGCTCCACGCGGTGGTCGAGCTGTCCGTGAAGCCGCTGATAGAGTGTTGGCGGTTGCTGCTAAAGGGAGAACCAGGTGGAGCCGGGCCATTTTGACGAGCCGGCTTAAACTGAAATTTAGAAAGCAGAAGAGATCACAGAGAGGATCCGCTGCTGCCGTTGCTGCCGCAACAAGGACTAGCCGGTCGAAGAAACCGAGAGTTAGCGTTTTGAAATTGAAAGCGAAAAGTGTACCGAATGTTCAAAGAAAAGTAAAGGTCCTAGGCAGATTGGTTCCCGGTTGCCGGAAGCAACCGTTACCGGTAATTCTTGAAGAAGCAACTGATTACATAGCGGCACTTGAGATGCAGGTTCGAGCCATGAGCGC contains the following coding sequences:
- the LOC121203166 gene encoding transcription factor bHLH148: MASLITNPVTNTNSDRSKRKKKKNSMVKQNLQRSQKEDHARWKSEAQQQIYSSKLLQALSQVSLGTPSPSAPRGGRAVREAADRVLAVAAKGRTRWSRAILTSRLKLKFRKQKRSQRGSAAAVAAATRTSRSKKPRVSVLKLKAKSVPNVQRKVKVLGRLVPGCRKQPLPVILEEATDYIAALEMQVRAMSALADLLSGSGAASSSSAPPPEWPMPPTSQ